Proteins co-encoded in one Setaria viridis chromosome 9, Setaria_viridis_v4.0, whole genome shotgun sequence genomic window:
- the LOC117836062 gene encoding expansin-B3: MASSSKAAAFAALLFSLLVTYGSCTRPVNFNESDFTADPNWEAARATWYGAPTGAGPDDDGGACGFKNVNLPPFSAMTSCGNEPLFKDGKGCGSCYQIRCTNHAACSGNPETVIITDMNYYPVAKYHFDLSGTAFGAMAKPGRNDELRHAGIIDIQFKRVPCNYPGQKVTFHVEEGSNAVYLAVLVEFEDGDGDVVQVDLMEANSGSWTPMRESWGSIWRLDSNHRLQAPFSVRITNESGRMLVANQVIPANWVPNTYYRSIIQY, encoded by the exons ATGGCCTCCTCTTCCAAGGCTGCAGCATTTGCTGCACTGCTCTTCTCCCTCCTTGTCACGTATGGCTCGTGCACTCGGCCGGTGAACTTTAACGAGTCGGACTTCACCGCCGACCCCAACTGGGAGGCCGCCAGGGCCACCTGGTATGGGGCACCCACCGGCGCCGGTCCTGACGACGACG GTGGCGCCTGCGGGTTCAAGAACGTGAACCTGCCACCGTTCTCGGCGATGACGTCCTGCGGCAACGAGCCACTGTTCAAGGACGGCAAGGGCTGCGGCTCCTGCTACCAG ATACGATGCACCAACCACGCTGCGTGCTCCGGCAACCCGGAGACGGTGATAATCACCGACATGAACTACTACCCCGTCGCCAAGTACCACTTCGACCTCAGCGGCACGGCCTTCGGCGCCATGGCCAAGCCAGGCCGCAACGATGAGCTCCGCCATGCCGGCATCATCGACATCCAATTCAAGAG GGTGCCCTGCAACTACCCCGGCCAGAAGGTGACGTTCCACGTCGAGGAGGGCTCGAACGCCGTCTACTTGGCGGTGCTCGTCGAGTTcgaagacggcgacggcgatgtgGTGCAGGTGGACCTCATGGAAGCCAACTCTGGGTCATGGACTCCGATGCGCGAGTCCTGGGGATCCATCTGGAGGCTGGACTCCAACCACCGGCTGCAGGCGCCCTTCTCAGTGCGCATCACCAACGAGTCCGGCAGGATGCTGGTGGCCAACCAGGTCATCCCGGCCAACTGGGTGCCCAACACCTATTACCGCTCCATCATCCAGTACTAG